The region TGTAGTTTcctctctaattttttttttaaaagtgttACAGACCGTCCACCTCAATTAGAACGAAATTTTCCGGTCATAGGAGAAAAACCTCCTTTTTTGCGTTTTCAGTTCGATGAGGTAGGAGTCAGCACAGCAAGAAGGGACTAGTTGACTTGACAATATTTATCATTAGTGCTTTACATGTAACCTGGCATGAAGCTCTCGCTAGATTAGTACGTTCATGGTGTAAGACTATATATTTTGTCCCGGACCAGGAAAAAAAGACATCctagtattaaaaaaaaaaaaaattaaaagtaagGTGAACCGTGACACCGTAACACCAACCCAGTGTGGCCAAAACATCACGCATGCGCTATTCCATGCTGATGAGACCTAACGCCTAACAAGGTGAGACAGCTATGGTGAAATGGTATGAGGCCAATCAAATCGAACCCGGTACACTTTGAAGAAAAGTGAGCGTTTTCCAAATGCACCTACCCCGCTCTCGATTTCCCATTGTAGCGGTAACTGTAGTGGTGTCCATCAGGAAAGCCCTTGCTTGTCAACACTAGAAACTGAGAAACTAGAGCAAGTGAATAAGTACAAATTAATGAGAATTGTTTGGCACAAGTGctttggtgtaaaagcgaagcGCCTTTCAGATCATATCATTTCTTACGATTCGTTACTCCCTCCTCGAATTGTTAGAAAAGTAGAtgtctttattatttttatttcttatatGTCAATTTATATGTCGGTTTGATGAACCAcacgatgtttttgaagttcatttttttaatgaagaCAATACATGTTTTGAATGAGACATCGCCTATCGTCAGCTGTACagtgagaaataaaatgaaaatatgcaataaatggtataacaaagtgagatattaaATAGAATAAGTAAGGATGAAGGCGCGAACCCAAAAAAGGATAAAATTATTTAAGCTAAGACAGGAGAATAATTAGTACGAAAGGAAtaaattagagcggttttcaaatgactgtcgaaagtaatgtGCGATTGCAATCGCTACGCATAGTGATTGGTTTAagaatctcgcgccagtttatcaaccaatgagaaggaaaaccaaaaccaatcgcgacttgcacgcgcgatttttcccgcgctttgagaaagttacatggaattgcaacgaattttgattggctcattGCGCTGTTTGTACGTACTGTGATTGGTCGTAGTAAGTACTTTGGtattggttttacgacactgaattgaaaaccgctctaatatgttaaataattaatgataaaataagatgtttaattaaaatttataTGTCGCAAGCATCCGTGTGTTTTTTCCCTATTTCAAGACGGAGCTGTTTCGGCCATAGCAAACGTCAGTGATTTTTCTGCACCCGAGGGAAGCAGAATCCGCATCAACTGCTCCTTGACTGCTGAAACAGTCACAGGTTGGTTTGACTCAAACGGACAGAAAATAAATGGCAACCCGTCCCAGAGATTGCATGTGAAGACGCAGGGAGATGTGCAGTTTCTGGAGATCGACAAATTGAACAAATCAGACGGAGGGCAATACGAATGTCGAGGAGCACAGTCCAGGGTTCGAGTGATGTTGTACGTGGAATGTAAGTATAAGCGCCCGTTATTctaaagccgctgttacacgttgaaacttttagctgaaacttgcgTGCAAAggcgctgcgaaacaagtttcaggaggcattgcaccgtgtaaaatggtcggtttcgtgaaattttttgaacttccgttgcgagacaagtttcacgaaaagtagacctgctttctacttctgcaatgACCGCATCAATCGCTGTGGCGAAAAATCCAGGAGTTTCGCCGTGTAAGACCACTTCGTAAAACTTGTCTCGCTCCGTCTTGTTACGctacgctgcgtaagccaatcCGAAACCGGCCACGCcgatgtaaacaacatttcgagaccagtttcaacattCCCGAACGTCTTTCGACCTTTTATGGTGCACGGTGCAATGCCTGCTGTAACTTGTTATGCAGTgccgttgcacataagtttcagctaaacgttttaacgtgtaacagcggcttaaaTATCCGTACCGTACACTCGCGCATGATTTGGACGCTCTACGTGCTCAATTGCTGGTTTGCATGTGAGGTcattggtggccattttggatgGCAAGGACAAGAACCTgtctctccgctgggaactaaactttagtattatgcaaattctgcgaaaagaaattgtattgtattgcaatccaacatggccgccgtgtcacgtgggtgaaaacccaGAATCAGTAGTTGTCTTTGATAGATGACTTCAAGCCCACTTCGTTCTGTGTAACTGGTAGCCTCCGTCCAGTTGACTATCAGACTGGCTGAAGGCCTTCATTGCCACCCTGCCTATTGACAGATTCTTTTagttaagtttgaaaatttaGGTTAAATGTGCCATCTATTGGAACAGTGAAGATCCGGACCCACTCCACCCCTCCTCACATCGACACAATCGCTTTgataaagaaatgttttaagaggTGATTTCCCATTCACCGTCATATTTTTCCACTTCTCTTTGCAGACAGTCCCGTTTTCAACCGGGAAAGATCCACTTCAAAAACGATTTATTCATCAATAGACAGCAACAGAGAAATTACATTGAATTGTGTTTTTGAAGGATATCCAGTCCCTCGCGTGCGGTTCAAGAGAATGGGAGTGGAATTGAATAATAGTGGTATATCTTACGAAGCCGGGTCGGCgtcttataatttttttgtaaaaagtgaaaatgattttggcTTTTATACTTGTGAAGCGACGAATGATAGAGGATCTGCTTATCACTTCATTGAAGTTTACAAGCCCGGTATGTCAACTTAATGGTTTATTTAAAAAGTGCCAAGCTAATTTTTTTTGATTGACAATAGGACAattgcatgatgacgtcatttgactacaagtaccagaatccttcaagttttgcttttctcatgctaattagagttattgttatttttacaccgctgggaatacaaaatttaaatagggaaagaaaaacaaactgaattctggtagttgtagtccaATGAAACCATCATGAAAGTTGCCTATTGTTCCTGAAGAAGAAAGTAACTGCATAATTTGGACAGATAATGTGCTGGGGCTCCTCTTCCTTTGTGGCACTGCCATCTTCGTTTGCATCCGCGAAGCAATTTTTTCCACAAGATTGACTTTGTTTCTTCTTATGATTGTATCCCTGTAATAATTCACCTAATCGAACAGTCGCCAATTAATAAGTTACTTTCTGAGACAGCGTTTATGACACGACTCGTCCCCAGTCCCCTTCAATGTCGGTTGTGAAAGGAGCATGGgttaaagggaaactgtcacgagaagcgcatgcgctagcgtccagtgaaaacttgaaaagtgttaggttaacttttttcaagttgaatcgacaaattcaaaatggtgtccactggggagggccatggtggacaaagggGAAACTCtggcgaatatacgtgactcacgcgtgaatccatgatggcgcCTAGAATTTTAcgtgggctcgagagcaaacaaacccgagcatgcgcagctcatgacagtgcccctcTAAGTTGTATTAGTTTATCCAGAATTTTCCGTTAAAGTTTAGCAATTTATGCGTGTTTAGCCAACCAGCTTGACATTTTTTTCATAGAGTTGAAACGTGCACCATACGCTTAGCAGAAAATGTGTTCCGttttactttaaaatttttccaaatacagaatatttgatgttattaaaaactgaactacggatatcggatttccattatttttattggctcgccggacacaggctattgGTAcgtatacctgctgtacctaatatggtcaaggaatgcGTCTTCAATAAAGCGAACTGAAAGCCTTTTTGCAGCTCTGCGAAAAAATGGCcaacaaaagccgttttggaccggaattgaccgaggcagacaaataaaatcaacatggaagagttgttgatcctggagattttaataaagcaattattctactcggacTTGCTgggtataaaatgattataaccaactctgAGCTACGTCTAACgtgcctcgttggttatctatcacttcatatccagcgcgccctcgtagaataaagacctcgttcccagggtctctcttctctgcctcaacgacaaaggaggcagagaagaaagaccctgggaacgaggttggtagaataattgttaaataccgAGGAGGACACATTGACAAAAGGAATGCATGCGATCATGAGTAATTTGAAGAACGAAAatacaagtttttgttttgtgatcCATATCACGTGCCATCCATATTTATCGTTCTAGGCCCTCCCGAACCTCCAAACAACATCCGGGTCTTTCCGAGCTGTGACAAAATAGACGTCACGTGGGATCCGGCCGTAAAGGATGGTGGAAGCAAAGTTCTTGGCTACAATATTGAACTATGGAAGGGAGAGAGAATTGTCAAATCCGCCAATTTTTCCGTCTTGAGTCGAAAGGAAAGCTTTTTGGACGTGGAGTCGAAAACACTCTATGAAGTTCGAATGAATTCAAGAAATGTTTACGGCGATGGAGAGTGGAGAACTTTGGCTGTAAACACAACTTTGGCATGTGAGCAAAATGCCGGCTTATCATTCAACATACAGCACTTAAATAGCAGATATTAAGGCTTCAcctccgttcgattttgttgaatgaagttgatcGATGTTGGCTGCTTGGGTGGGCAAATTGTTTCAATACActcaacaaagcttcacgagagTCTCGGTGTGCAgccccaggctgcagccgcggttgttactatggatacggacatgaaTACGTCAttgagaccgattagtgcgcaggCGCATACctaacaatgttgaaagagggggCAAAtcgcttcaacttcattcactgtgaaatttgcaaaaacaaaacgaaattttgattggttgttgaagcaaagttgaaacacttttaaactcattcaacatcgactCAACTttgattcaacatgtttcaacacggttggCAAACGGTTTTAACATCGCTATTCGACAAAATCGaagggatgttgaagcaaatgttgaaggcCTTTGGCTGAGCCTTTATAATCCTTGTATCAAAGCAAAAAAACCAAATACCTTTGAATGCGAATCACAGCCTTGTTGAGGACTTTGACAAGGGAAGAAAATTCAACGTGATTCTTGCTTTGAAAATGATACAAAAAAATGCAACTGTTAAAAACGGGGCACAAGTTGTTGTCATAGGCCGTGCCCGTGGCGTGTCCTCGAGAAAGGCAACCCGCTTTATGTTCAACGGAGATGGAAAAAGGTTCCCTGCATCACTAACTAAAGTCTCATTTGGCACTTTAAACTAacgtggaggcagtgtggtccagtggttagggcgttgggtttgtatgcggctgctccgggttcaaatcccgttctaacctctagcttggatttgtttccggttgtccctgattcaactccaccacgctttgtaaatagctaactggttgcctcccgccagttggagttcttaataatgtttctgttaagtttgaactgttactttcaccttgttaacagtggagtgcctgtaaactagcttgatagctacgtgtacttccactataaagaaagaaaaaaaaaaaaaaaaaagaaaaaaaaaacttatttcctCGCCCGACCCCTTACCCACATTTCTAACTGACAAGAACGCATGCACTTAcaacaaattaagaaaaaaatctgTTCTTGCGTGCGTTCGATTTTTCATGCATTCCCAGGTCATTTGTATTAGTTCTTCATTAGCTCACGCTGCGGtagtgaaaacaaaacaggaGTTTTAagccctttctttttctttttctttcttcaggtTTTTCAGAAGATCCGAGTTCTTGTGCTTGTGGGCTTTCTCTTATCTTCTCATGGGCATGGATCTTACCAGCACACATGATTCTCTGACGACAAAGAGTAACACATGCAATTAAAGAAAATCAAGACACTGACACGTCTACTCACCAGCGAGTCAAAGACCAGCGTCGATGCGCGTGGGTACGGGAAGGGTCGAAGAACATTCATTCAGAGGTGAAGGGGTGCCGATTTCTCTGACTTCCCATTGGCTTCCTCTCGGGAATAAACCACCTCTGCTTTCAAGGGTCTAAAGCCTGTCCCAgctttttgctttaaaatgaaaaatacacgCAACGATTAAATATGATATtcagggtgcgttcgattgggaaatctggatttagatcttaaaatctggatcttcggatttccaatcgaacacaaaacccgaaaacggatttcgcgacggattttgttaattgaaatccttaccgacatggatttccaattagTGAATCTGCGACAAATTCCGTTGTCAGGTTTTCGTGTTCGATTGGcaatccgaagatccagattttaagatctaaatccggatttcccaatcgaaaaCACCCTTAGTCAAGCGTGGCCAGAACAAGGAGTCACGAACAGTTTAATTTCTCCCGCAGTTTTACTGAGAGTTTGAGAGAATGATCGAACTGATCACACGAGATAATTCTTGTTCACACCGAgacatttttcaaaacatttgcaaCAAGACATATCCTTGccaataggcaactttcacgatggcgtcattcgactacaactaccagaattgagtttgtttttcttttcttattatatTATGTATTCCCAGTGAGGTAAAAATAACAgaagctctaattagcatgagagaagcaaaacctgaaggatttTGGTACTTGTAGTGAAAtagcgtcatcatgcaaatgtcctatttgTTCGTAAGTCTTACCTTTCCAGATGAAAAAATTGACGAATTTTCAGAATTGTTTAGCCTTCATAGCTCTAAAGAGATTTTGCTGCATAAATGGACGAAGTAACTATACGAAGGCAAATAATTCTTTGGCTGGAAAGCAtataaaaaaacaatgtgccATGTCAAGTTCATAGCATTTACGTTTTCATAAATGTCgcaagaaaaatgacaaaatccAATGACGAAATCATTTTGTCACGGCATCAaatcttctgttttttttatcCAACACAGTTGTAAATCGTTGTTTTTATATACTGAAATCAAAATAACTTGTTCACGTTGAATGCGGAAATGCCGAACTGAAGTGCGCGATAAACGTTATTTAAATTGAAGATTGCTTAATAAATTAAgccattttaaaaagttttaTAAATGGATTATGAATTTTTTACATTAAAACGTTTTACTGAAGTCTGATTTCCTTGTCTCTTTTGGTCGTAAATTGGGCTTTTCATGGCATGGTTACTACAGAACCACAACTGgttggaggcaaaccagttgatgGATGGTGGATAGCTAAACGAACCCGTGATGAAAGTGGTCATGATGGatgcattataataattataaggcaTACATTAAGACTTGCACCACAGAGAGCGCATCGTTTCCCAGGAGTACCGGAAGATGACTTTATATTCTATTAACGTCTGCAGACCTCAACAGTCAAACTGCCCAAACGACTTTTAAAAAGGTGAACCGAGAAAGCGCTATTTTTCGCGGCAGTTGTGAAGTTTGTAAGCGAGAAagaacctcgtccccagggccttctcgGCTCTCAACATGGCAGTTGGTCGCCatgttgaaagccgagaaggccctggggacaAGGTAGGCAaatcatatcatacatctttatttaccctcggactttagagtagcttggtgcagcaaatatctccgagcatttaccctctcaaccatgatacaccacagaagacagaccacaacgccgggaactacatgccctactctttgcgacaagtgtgcgggttcttttacgtcccacaggattatgaacattgaagggttgtgagacgggacctccggcttatcgtccttatccgagaagactacagagtgtaaccatttgcagatgtaattgcaaaggcagcacttcctcctcagttatttaaagaccctgagtgttggtccggccggagttgaactcacgacctcccgcgtgacagcccggtgctcaaccaactgagccaccggtgcgcgaatCTCTTTTAGATGTCTCTCATCAAGCGACAAGGCGGGAATGCTTTAAAATCCCGATGATTTATTGCTTCCCTCTTGAAATGCAAAACTTGTTGGGTCTTGTGCTTTCGGCCTTTAGCCTTGAGGCGGGGCAGGGGTGAGATCAGGATAGTTAAGGAAGAAAACCCTACTGATACACGGTGGATCAACTTTGATCGGCATAATTCAGAAAAAATAACAGTATAAAAGTAGGAATCGATAAAACGTAGAGAAATTTAGAATTGCTTGCAAGGTATTTGGAATTTTGCAAAGGAGGATTTTTTGTGTACGTAAATTAGGGCGTAATACCGGAAATACGTAATACAAACTGACAGTTGAATTAATTACTATATGCCttgcaaaattattgataaaagataaaatacaaACGCTGAAAAGATAAAGATAACGGGAAATGCCTAATAAACTTCTTCAAGAATGTTAAGACCTTCAGAATCCACTGTTCTGGCTCGCTTCTCTTAGGATTCTAAAAAAGGAGATCCTATCCCTGGGTGAAAAGCTGGGGCGAAAAGTTGGAAGGAGGTGGTAGATTTGTCACGCCTTTAATTaagcactttttaaaaatcCGAGAATGAGATGATCCTGCTTGGTGGCTTGGAagctggtttttttgttttatgagTTTTCAAGCAAGCAACCGCGTGCTCCGTTCTCCGTAGAGGCTAGATGCTAGAATACCTGGCCACTAAAATCTAGAGATTAAAAACCTGCTCCcgcagtcatctcatttgcatacgGTTTTCGCCAGACTGTTGCAGAGCTAATCCCGAACTCgtcaaatttgcatttttgcaaAGCTTTCAACACTTTTTTAGAATAATCTGAAAAACCTTctaagattttagctttcaattaacggttcggttaactacactttttacgagatcgtgtgaagaatgtAGCACTCGTTTACCgattaattaagcctaagcgctcgtttcagtagtgatcaggcctaagcactcttaaaattttagctttcattttacggttcggttaagtACACTTTTTACAAGATCGAGTGAAGAATATGGCACTCGTTCACTGATTAAGCTTTCGACTGCGCGAGCACTAATTATACACCACTTAATTTCTTTTAGATTACGACTGTGTGACTGTGGGAGGACTAGTTATACACCCTATGAATTGAACTTAACTTTCCACTGTGTGACTGTGGGAGCATAACAGCCACCGTGAAGTATTCAGAATTACACGACTGCGGGAGTGCggtacaacgtagatttgattatTTAGTAGGGTACTCTGCATAATCAAATCTACTTTGTAACgactcttgctcaaaatatctTCACTTTATCCCTATAAATTTTTGGGTTTGTCGATGACGCAACCAGCGACTATGTAAACGAGAACATTTCCGGCTCTAGAGCCTCGGAACTTCACACCCTCTTTCCTTGCGAGTCCAATTTCCTTGATTACGACAACCCTCAGGTAGATATCCTGGGATTTCTAACACAACAAATTACCCTTTGATGGTTAATTTCTTCGGGTAATTTTTGTCTGTTTAGTTTTGTgcaaaaagagaagagctcCAAACTTGTTTCCTTCCAAGTTTCAATGGCTCACATTTGGAGAAAACGACACGTAGAAATACCGGACAAGCACGAGATCATCTACCCGCGCAGAGAAGCAAAGAGACGAGGACACACAAAATGATTAAACGAACCCACGATTGACCATAATATACATGCGTGACTCCGCTCATTTGGCGGGAAATTAGTGTCATTGCGTTGGAATGCACATTTCGCGCTGTATTTCGTTTTCGTGTCCATGCTTTTTCTTCGTCACTTTTTATGGCTTAGCTGAGCATTTGTTGTACCAAGCGCAAGTTAGCTTTGAAGTTCCACCACCACGAAGAGCATCAGACAAAAGGTTGAGTCACTGCGTTTTTACTTGCCAGCCATAGTCAAGGGAAAATGGTTTCCCCATTCATGAAGGGTTTCCACGAAAAGGCGACAAAGCGTGTCCAATAATCACAGAAATTGATTTGAAATTAACTCCCTTTGTGATTTTAAACTGATTTCCGCCTCCTGGCGGAGAAAGGATCTTGCGAAAGAAAGCGTTTTGTTCACACATACAGTTTCAGTTTTGACTTTGTAATCCTTGCCTCACGGCATGAGagccaaaaaaacaattttgtttttttgcgtatgccttttatttcttttgtaaacATAGGCTAAAGAATTCAAAACTGTGGTTTCTATGTGATACCCTTTTTAAAAGCAACTGATAAGCTTTCTTGAAACAGTCGTTCTTAAATTCACTTGTTGCTACCGTTGGGATCTCATTAAACATTTGCGTTCAAAACACTCACATCCGTCAATTAGAAAAATGTCACTTTTATGCGGCAAATTTCAATTATTACCATTCAGTTAAAGCATTCTTTGCACATTTGTTGTTCATCACTAAACGACGCGAAAGGTGTCAAGAATCGCATCTTCTGAATTTGACGCAATCTAATTGTAACAGGAAACCTGTAACCCATAATTGTAGGTAAACACGTTGCAAAGAGAAATGCGATCCATTGGCATTGGTTAGTGGCATTCGGTTTCACGAGTCATTTTGGTTGAACTTCGCGTCGGGAGATTCAAAACATCTCGCTTAGTAACAACAATCAACCTCGCAGCGGATCTGAAGCGGTCATTTCGTCTTTCATCGGTAGAAGGAAAAAATCTGAAGTTTATAgaagaaaaactctgaaaactgCAAATGTGTCGCATGGTTTTTCTCCTTCTCGCCTTCGTGGCGTTTCTTTGCAAACATCGAACGAGTAAGTGTTTAAtaatttttactttctttctgAATCGAGAGCGTTTACAATGTCCCTCTCTTTCCCCTAAAACATGATCAGTTCTTCTTTCTGTTTGCCACTCCCTTAGACCAAGTCGAAGCATGAAAGAATTGAAGTACATGCCTACTTAAAAGAGGCGAATTTCTTTTCCTTCGATCATGTCTGTACTAGAATGCTTTTACCGAGAGATCTCGATCAGCCGGTTAATTTGTGagatttgaaaaggaaaattattGACTTGTTGAAGTAGGTAAGGTTCTCAtcattttgtctcttcgttCGAACCTTTTCATCTGATTTGAAAATATCCCAACTGTCACAAGAACTTCACTTCGcgtttgtttcaaaaaccgCTGTGAACGCCCTGAAAACGCGCTTTGAGTGTGCGTAAGTTCTGAAGGGTCCGTCGATTGTAAACACATTTTAAAGACTTTCTTTCTAAACAATAACATATACATTCGTGCAGCACATGAGTGAAAGGGCTCTTTCGAAGAAAATGAGAGATGCATTATTTTTATAGCAATGAGTGACATTAGTAAATTATGTGGAAATTGAGAAAAGAAGTAGGCTGGGGTTAATTTCCAAAAGTTCGCTCGTACGTGAAATTTTAAAGAGCACAGGAGCATTGCAGTTTATTTTCTCTCACGGCATTTCTGATGTCTATTCTTGGGTTTGCAATTTGTTCATTAAATACGCCTCTTTACGATTTAATAGTTGAATTTCAGCCTAAAATTATACATTGAGCATAATGATTTGGTGGCAGGAAACATTGTGTTGTTGCAAGAATTTGACTGAAACGAATAGGTAAACAAATTTCATGTCATTTTGAACTTTCGACTTCAAAATTCCTTATCATTGAAATTTTGGGTTAAAGACGACATGATCGAAGTATCGTACTCGAGCTAACTAGGCTAATCTCAAAAGAATTCTGTGTTTGCCCATTAATTCTCCATTCACAAAAGCTTTGTGATCAAATATTTGTTCCGAAGGCTTTTAGTTTGAAGACTTCGTGATCAAACAAAACCAAGCTTTGCTGTTCTTCCTCGTAAAATGGGTAATTGGGTGTTATTTTTGCTGTTCGAAAGACGggttgtcaatttttttattccaaGAATCTTTTAAGAGTCAAGTTTTGACGCACCTTTTCTAAAAATTGATCAAACCGAGCTACTGTATAATCAGAAAAACGGAACAATTTTCTCGATGTTTGACAAGTGAATTGCTGATAAGAGATAAGCGCCTTTGCATCGATGCGTCTCTCAAAATACTTTTAAGACATAGTTAGGATGATTTAGATCTTTTTGGGCTAAAAATATGCCAGTTATAAGGCAAGACAGCGATGTGCCAGATAGCACGAACCTTCCACTGTGTCACGTTTAAATCTTTCATGTGTAAGGATAAAAGactaaatttgaaaattttaatcatTTTGTTCTGGCCTTGTTGTCTCTTTTCcataaattaacaaaaaatgttgacaaGTAATTAGTTTTAAAAATGTTCTCCTGTGCATTTTGTGAATTTGCCcaggggacagctattcttagagttattttcatagagttatgtcgtagagttagagttaagtctccaaaatcctgaattcaagattttggacttccaaaatcttgaattcaggattttggtagtccaaaatcttgaattcaggattttggcagtccaaaatcttgaattcaggattttggaagttgttaactctaactctaagtcataactctactgaaataactcttaTAAtaattgatagttaacctcatTCGCCCATgcccttaaccctttaagccccgaggggttccccattgacgagtaaaatcgtctggcgttagacagagtaaaatctaactctaagtcataactctactgaaataactcttaTAAtaattgatagttaacctcatTCGCCCATgcccttaaccctttaagccccgaggggttccccattgacgagtaaaatcgtctggcgttagacagagtaaaatctataagtgccatttggcactatcggggctgaaagggttaaagtaaTGTCATCAGCTTGGTTACGTCCGGGcaggacgtatacaaaacatggaccacccctgAGGTTCCGGTCCATGgcctacccctgtggacca is a window of Montipora capricornis isolate CH-2021 chromosome 13, ASM3666992v2, whole genome shotgun sequence DNA encoding:
- the LOC138029674 gene encoding neural cell adhesion molecule 2-like, encoding MSECFLFRAWLVLVFVSWTANSDGAVSAIANVSDFSAPEGSRIRINCSLTAETVTGWFDSNGQKINGNPSQRLHVKTQGDVQFLEIDKLNKSDGGQYECRGAQSRVRVMLYVEYSPVFNRERSTSKTIYSSIDSNREITLNCVFEGYPVPRVRFKRMGVELNNSGISYEAGSASYNFFVKSENDFGFYTCEATNDRGSAYHFIEVYKPGPPEPPNNIRVFPSCDKIDVTWDPAVKDGGSKVLGYNIELWKGERIVKSANFSVLSRKESFLDVESKTLYEVRMNSRNVYGDGEWRTLAVNTTLACFSEDPSSCACGLSLIFSWAWILPAHMIL